A portion of the Thalassotalea sp. LPB0316 genome contains these proteins:
- a CDS encoding thrombospondin type 3 repeat-containing protein, translated as MKYHNLKPISAAVNAGLLLMLSACSGGSDDPKPVVEPPPPPPPEPTSFNVTVIDGYIRGAIAYIDLNGNKQLDEGEPFTETVEGGEGVIDTTGLGLVPENVSVIVDIPAGAVDESTITEDNPDGVPISEDEAFQLVSLPGENVATPVTTLISMVAGEEGDVEAAKEEVAEQLGITTDEASSDYIADENEELTVLTEVMIANEVIPKNVTTDVDSADVVVATEVTSTIAGVIDKAYQAGTLTAQKGVINQATAAVTSAVNTVTQEQGEQLTGIDSQVLGDIVEQVADVASDAYDNLVTSDQEVTEAELAKAKVKSKVVSSSVAKNIVEQGTSEEGLSEQAVTGIKASAGVIAEVVDDLVDEQAESEEGLSDDAIEGIQDVTDIITDVVEKIVAQQSGGEEGLTAEEVANVATAIAVVTKVVEQIIENNAGQEGGVTVEDVTAIAQLVAEEAVEQVEELAESGLTEEEIQEEISDNATETAEDLEDAVKNDVAIDDLDGDGIANDEDDDIDGDGVANEDDALPFNANESQDNDNDGIGNNEDTDDDNDGVTDENDAFPLDKSEFKDSDQDGIGNNADTDDDNDGVLDDEDAFPLDPTESVDTDNDGVGNNSDTDDDNDGALDEQDSFPLDGTEFEDTDEDGIGNNADEDDDNDGVLDDDDLASLNPDVSYGGLADELNKGTLYLLWDEYREDDSGDHFYDSSDVDYETLTIDPETKQATIVEYEIADTDIPGTVKFVKSDDDNDGELFLTAEGWQEYKNDYAIVAQSKDGSTTFKNGVGTTVTVTGQALEADLKSMQAVLKDAGLTAWSLNVDESASFDSEAKIYIATHTVPNDEYNINYEKDCTDCGAVWTERDQQLTALDQLFSDQQWHPSQDSERGLVRIGYESDSEDYNELAVEFINSDEDNGAIKLFVDDENGYRQLSADGQWRIEQVMGQNIVRISLPENVEALAGYEVNVEEVENTFFTVARGYVRQGHITPTNTSEVDGVWINQAAFDQIIENFSFVDSDSDGTPDIRDNDDDNDGIADFDDAFARDNKYSSDIDGDGIADKLDTDIDGDGVLNGDDIAPENADVAQALALTANTLASQYVAENETGIDGGVISLWSGTQNHFSFDENGVGVYSGYHGQADFTWIITDDALKLDYTSEVASISWMSFIDLVDLGLISMQDAKNYCYDLNCNVELQTSLVSSTLYLVEDEDGLVKFWQQDVRQYTIPADSYDNNQYPGLADLLASGSVESGYQASYVDLDVVQVNAFDEASVEGEWVLPTAINEDNRLLADLITFNSDGTATTKINELSLTWTLDNGVLALSGEQNGKAVSLTYSQLEQYADGVAIFAEISYGDETLYGHHMGMKASAEAIDFTQVNQFLLSGVTLGNAYSATGSTEFPLEDLFGFYFYDDGEVNRIFGSTLLDGYDPERWSWQQNEVSTIVMERYRSKNNNSYLDSCVDALTDECYVWRNRNWQPIKQVGDRLYVMEWSVYDQNFDPLNPQWVSLIPARLAFYETYQSDLVDQHINQTDKDLDGIANEDDAFPTDRYEWADTDNDGIGNNADSDDDNDGVSDWNDDFPEDAAESADADGDGVGDNADNDDDNDGVDDSVDLDPLDPTISAGLLIDVSEFAPKYIRLSEGHLTQPSISMGQITGEIFTFDFENDQVGKVQSPDGSMDFTYVDAGAHDRLDYTSNNVEVRSMSFDDLRLYRNISAEQEALYISNYQRTDVDVIVTQVRAEIVWLENGDTQDRFWWTDVERWQVKDDIAREILFGAIDAEPIEFKPHSYEVVLTEFDSLTIEDYSAEEVVGSWGLPVTFDNSPQQSYQALIGDYATFEANGTGSTLITEASFDWQVVDGKLVVSYDEGATIEIQRIESTEGGDVVIATTTVNDIDYSVVRLSSKASSDADYNNFVGHYLMNSFTLTDSNAYDENGEIILSNYFGYRLYDDNTADRITDGAFDMESGVGVTPWKWREVSTNEIILNANASLDPYSGYVQETYSDCDPLEDNCSTWRERHWKVLKETSERLYVLEWEYWDNNVWDPNEVEPKLELRIPPRVQFYQKFALDTDQDGMRDDVDADDDNDGFNDDVDDFPLDRDEWLDTDGDSLGNNKDEDDDNDGVYDWDDAFPLDDSETIDTDMDGIGNNADSDDDNDGIADENDIDPFYEELGEALAISAETLPSAYIYIREGQLENPSFNTSVRQGTQTVFNADGSGAFVNQTMSRAFTWSIDNRALSFNYTSPVLSSGYESAESLYERGFITEQQKYQLFNSGIDQVLIETGVVSEQWFLVEMDGVVDEYYQLVTTSSQIKDEQANSVLFGAPTSDAVLEVGEGFVSDYHRKDDMNIIAFDAPEVVGIWSMPIGADILAQSGTDSITADLATFNEDGTGFVETYGYDFTWSVNENGQLIVTYVDVSAEFVVTQYANYENSIAVLSELTIDKAEPQIYSIYTLAVKSEEDVDLSSLMNKFLLGAHTLTNPEYYDEDGNINKDDYFGYRLETGGKVTRVFGQPDVSNMNDGWQRFFWNQLDNGRITTEARYSPEYGIYTDCFTGQQAECTAWRQRTWVPLKVVGDRMWVLEWANRNDAAFQEAGTFDWYTWIKPRINFYQVHELDSDRDGIMDSIDDDIDNDGVINENDAFPFDHSEYADSDGDGVGDNADRYPENALETFDNDNDGIGNNEDTDDDNDGILDLDDARPYVFDMP; from the coding sequence ATGAAATATCACAACCTTAAGCCGATTAGCGCTGCGGTTAATGCTGGTTTGTTACTTATGCTTAGTGCGTGTAGTGGCGGCTCAGATGACCCGAAACCTGTAGTTGAACCGCCTCCTCCCCCACCACCTGAACCCACTTCATTTAACGTAACAGTTATTGATGGTTATATTCGTGGTGCGATTGCTTATATCGATCTCAATGGTAATAAGCAATTAGACGAAGGTGAACCGTTTACCGAAACCGTGGAAGGCGGTGAAGGTGTTATCGATACCACGGGCTTAGGGTTAGTACCTGAAAACGTTAGTGTCATTGTTGATATTCCTGCTGGTGCTGTTGATGAAAGCACGATTACCGAGGACAACCCTGATGGTGTGCCAATCTCTGAGGATGAGGCATTCCAGTTAGTGTCATTACCAGGTGAAAATGTAGCAACACCGGTTACTACACTTATTTCTATGGTGGCTGGAGAAGAAGGTGATGTTGAAGCTGCAAAAGAAGAAGTTGCTGAGCAATTAGGTATTACCACCGATGAAGCATCAAGTGATTACATTGCCGATGAAAATGAAGAGCTTACTGTCCTTACGGAAGTGATGATTGCCAATGAAGTCATTCCTAAAAACGTAACAACTGATGTTGACTCAGCAGACGTTGTTGTCGCTACAGAAGTGACTTCAACGATTGCTGGCGTAATAGATAAGGCATACCAAGCCGGTACGTTAACAGCGCAAAAAGGTGTGATTAATCAAGCTACGGCAGCGGTAACCTCCGCGGTTAACACAGTTACTCAAGAGCAAGGAGAGCAGCTAACTGGTATCGATAGTCAAGTGCTTGGTGATATCGTTGAGCAGGTGGCAGATGTTGCTAGCGATGCTTATGACAACTTAGTGACATCGGATCAAGAAGTAACAGAAGCTGAGCTTGCAAAAGCAAAAGTTAAGTCAAAAGTAGTCTCGAGTTCTGTTGCTAAAAATATTGTTGAGCAAGGTACATCAGAAGAAGGTTTGTCAGAACAAGCTGTAACTGGAATTAAAGCGTCTGCTGGTGTTATTGCCGAAGTAGTTGACGACCTTGTTGATGAGCAAGCTGAAAGTGAAGAAGGCTTGTCTGATGACGCAATTGAAGGTATCCAAGATGTGACTGATATCATAACTGATGTTGTCGAAAAAATTGTCGCACAACAATCAGGTGGTGAAGAAGGTTTAACAGCAGAAGAAGTTGCTAATGTAGCCACAGCGATTGCCGTAGTAACCAAAGTAGTTGAACAAATTATCGAAAACAATGCGGGTCAAGAAGGTGGTGTCACGGTTGAAGATGTCACCGCTATTGCGCAACTTGTTGCCGAAGAAGCTGTTGAGCAAGTAGAAGAGTTAGCTGAAAGCGGTTTAACGGAAGAGGAGATCCAAGAAGAGATCTCTGACAACGCTACAGAAACAGCAGAAGATCTAGAAGATGCGGTTAAGAATGACGTTGCTATCGATGATTTGGACGGCGATGGTATTGCCAATGATGAGGATGATGATATCGATGGCGACGGTGTTGCCAATGAAGATGACGCTTTGCCATTCAATGCCAATGAGTCTCAAGACAATGATAATGATGGCATTGGTAATAATGAAGATACCGATGACGATAATGATGGTGTCACAGATGAGAATGACGCATTCCCTCTCGATAAGTCGGAATTTAAAGATTCAGACCAAGATGGTATCGGGAACAATGCTGATACCGATGATGATAATGATGGTGTTCTCGATGATGAAGATGCTTTCCCATTAGATCCTACGGAATCTGTCGATACTGATAACGATGGCGTTGGTAATAACAGTGACACCGATGATGATAATGACGGTGCACTTGATGAGCAAGATAGTTTCCCATTAGACGGCACTGAATTTGAAGATACCGATGAAGATGGTATTGGTAACAATGCAGACGAAGATGACGATAACGACGGCGTGCTAGATGATGATGATTTAGCTTCATTAAATCCTGATGTTAGTTATGGCGGATTAGCTGATGAGCTCAACAAGGGAACATTGTACCTGCTGTGGGATGAATATCGCGAAGATGATTCTGGAGATCATTTTTATGACAGCTCAGACGTTGATTATGAAACCTTAACGATTGATCCTGAAACAAAACAAGCAACGATCGTTGAGTACGAAATTGCCGACACTGACATCCCTGGTACAGTTAAGTTCGTAAAAAGTGACGACGATAACGACGGCGAACTATTCCTCACTGCCGAAGGTTGGCAAGAGTATAAAAACGACTATGCGATTGTCGCTCAAAGCAAAGATGGCTCTACCACGTTTAAAAACGGCGTTGGAACAACAGTAACCGTCACCGGACAAGCTCTAGAAGCTGATCTTAAGTCAATGCAAGCGGTGTTAAAAGATGCAGGCCTGACAGCTTGGTCGTTAAATGTAGATGAAAGTGCAAGTTTTGACAGCGAAGCAAAAATTTATATCGCTACGCATACCGTGCCGAATGATGAGTACAATATTAATTATGAGAAAGACTGTACTGATTGCGGCGCCGTTTGGACTGAACGCGACCAACAATTAACAGCACTTGACCAACTATTCTCAGATCAGCAATGGCATCCATCGCAAGATTCTGAACGCGGCTTGGTGAGAATCGGCTATGAAAGCGACAGCGAAGATTATAATGAGCTTGCTGTTGAATTTATAAACTCCGATGAAGATAACGGTGCCATTAAGCTATTTGTTGATGATGAGAATGGTTATCGTCAGCTATCAGCCGATGGTCAATGGCGTATTGAGCAGGTTATGGGGCAGAACATTGTTCGTATTAGCTTACCTGAAAATGTTGAAGCGCTTGCCGGTTACGAAGTCAATGTTGAAGAAGTAGAAAATACCTTCTTTACCGTTGCGCGTGGCTATGTACGCCAAGGTCATATTACCCCTACTAATACCAGTGAAGTCGATGGCGTTTGGATCAATCAAGCCGCCTTTGACCAAATCATCGAAAACTTTAGCTTTGTTGACAGCGACAGCGATGGTACGCCTGATATCAGAGATAACGACGATGATAACGACGGCATCGCTGATTTTGATGATGCCTTTGCCCGTGATAATAAGTACTCATCTGATATCGATGGCGATGGTATTGCAGACAAGCTTGATACTGATATCGATGGTGACGGTGTTTTAAATGGCGATGATATCGCGCCTGAAAACGCAGATGTTGCTCAGGCGTTAGCGTTAACTGCTAATACACTTGCGAGTCAATATGTTGCTGAAAATGAGACGGGTATCGATGGCGGTGTAATTTCACTGTGGTCAGGTACACAAAACCACTTCTCATTTGATGAAAATGGCGTCGGTGTATACTCAGGCTACCATGGTCAAGCAGACTTTACTTGGATAATAACTGATGACGCGTTAAAACTTGATTATACCTCTGAGGTGGCATCAATTAGTTGGATGTCATTTATTGATTTAGTCGATTTAGGCTTGATCAGTATGCAAGATGCTAAAAATTACTGTTATGACTTAAATTGTAATGTTGAATTGCAAACATCGTTAGTGAGCTCAACGCTTTATTTAGTTGAAGACGAAGACGGTTTAGTTAAATTCTGGCAACAAGATGTGCGCCAGTACACGATACCAGCAGATAGCTACGACAATAATCAATATCCGGGACTTGCCGATCTGCTAGCTAGTGGCAGCGTAGAGTCAGGCTATCAAGCTTCATACGTTGATCTTGATGTTGTTCAAGTCAATGCATTTGACGAAGCTAGTGTTGAAGGTGAGTGGGTCTTACCAACAGCAATTAATGAAGACAACCGTTTGCTTGCCGATTTAATTACTTTTAATAGTGATGGTACAGCAACAACTAAAATTAACGAGTTAAGCCTAACATGGACGCTTGATAATGGAGTGTTAGCGCTATCAGGTGAACAGAACGGTAAAGCCGTTAGTTTAACTTATAGCCAGCTTGAGCAATATGCAGATGGTGTCGCCATTTTTGCTGAAATCTCTTATGGTGATGAAACCTTATATGGACATCATATGGGCATGAAGGCATCAGCTGAAGCAATTGACTTTACGCAAGTTAATCAATTCTTATTAAGCGGTGTTACCTTGGGCAATGCATATTCTGCGACAGGCTCTACGGAGTTCCCGTTAGAAGATTTATTCGGTTTCTACTTCTACGATGATGGCGAGGTGAATCGCATCTTTGGTAGCACGTTGTTAGATGGCTATGATCCAGAGAGATGGAGCTGGCAACAAAATGAAGTAAGTACCATTGTTATGGAGCGATACAGAAGTAAAAATAACAATAGTTATTTAGATAGCTGTGTCGATGCATTAACCGATGAGTGTTACGTCTGGCGCAATCGTAATTGGCAGCCAATTAAGCAAGTGGGCGATCGACTGTATGTCATGGAATGGTCTGTTTACGACCAAAATTTCGATCCACTGAATCCACAGTGGGTTAGTTTAATTCCTGCGCGTCTTGCTTTTTATGAAACTTACCAAAGTGATCTAGTTGATCAGCATATTAATCAAACGGATAAAGATTTAGATGGCATAGCTAACGAAGATGATGCGTTCCCAACTGATCGATATGAGTGGGCTGATACTGATAACGATGGTATTGGTAATAATGCTGACAGCGACGACGATAACGACGGCGTATCGGATTGGAATGATGATTTCCCAGAAGACGCTGCAGAATCGGCAGATGCAGATGGTGACGGAGTTGGCGACAATGCAGACAATGACGATGATAACGATGGTGTTGATGATAGTGTTGATTTAGATCCACTTGATCCGACTATCAGTGCTGGTCTTCTTATCGATGTATCAGAATTTGCACCTAAATATATACGTTTGTCAGAGGGACATTTAACCCAACCAAGTATTTCTATGGGCCAAATAACGGGCGAAATCTTTACGTTTGATTTTGAAAACGATCAAGTAGGTAAGGTGCAATCGCCTGATGGCTCAATGGATTTCACATACGTTGATGCGGGTGCCCACGATCGTTTAGATTATACGAGTAACAATGTCGAAGTTCGCAGTATGTCATTCGATGATTTACGTCTATATAGAAATATATCAGCAGAACAAGAAGCGCTATATATTTCAAATTATCAACGTACAGATGTAGACGTCATCGTTACGCAAGTTCGAGCAGAAATTGTTTGGCTTGAAAACGGTGATACGCAAGATCGATTCTGGTGGACAGATGTTGAGCGTTGGCAAGTTAAAGACGACATAGCACGAGAAATTTTATTTGGCGCTATAGATGCAGAGCCAATAGAGTTTAAACCTCATAGCTATGAAGTCGTATTAACGGAATTCGATAGTTTAACAATAGAAGACTATAGCGCTGAAGAAGTTGTCGGTAGCTGGGGCTTACCTGTAACCTTCGATAACAGTCCTCAACAAAGTTATCAGGCTCTGATTGGAGACTATGCGACATTTGAAGCTAACGGCACAGGTTCAACATTAATTACCGAAGCAAGCTTTGACTGGCAAGTTGTTGATGGCAAGCTTGTTGTCTCGTATGACGAAGGCGCAACCATTGAAATACAACGTATTGAGTCAACTGAAGGTGGTGATGTAGTCATCGCAACGACAACAGTTAACGACATCGATTACAGTGTTGTTCGCTTATCTTCGAAAGCATCAAGCGATGCAGACTACAATAATTTTGTTGGTCACTATTTAATGAATAGTTTCACCTTAACCGATAGCAATGCTTATGATGAAAATGGCGAAATTATTTTATCTAACTACTTCGGCTATAGGTTATACGACGATAACACTGCTGATCGCATAACCGATGGTGCGTTTGATATGGAATCAGGTGTCGGCGTAACACCATGGAAGTGGCGTGAAGTTTCAACAAATGAAATTATCCTTAACGCTAATGCCTCATTAGATCCATACTCTGGCTATGTTCAAGAGACATATTCAGATTGTGATCCGTTAGAGGATAACTGCTCAACATGGCGTGAGCGTCACTGGAAGGTCCTCAAAGAAACGTCTGAACGCTTGTACGTACTAGAGTGGGAATACTGGGATAATAACGTTTGGGATCCTAACGAAGTAGAACCAAAGTTAGAATTACGAATTCCACCACGTGTTCAGTTCTATCAAAAGTTTGCTTTAGATACTGATCAAGATGGTATGCGTGATGACGTTGATGCTGATGATGACAACGATGGCTTCAACGATGACGTTGATGACTTCCCACTCGATCGCGATGAGTGGTTAGACACCGATGGTGATAGTCTTGGTAACAATAAAGATGAAGATGATGACAACGATGGCGTTTACGATTGGGATGACGCCTTCCCGTTAGATGATTCTGAAACGATTGATACTGATATGGACGGCATTGGCAATAATGCTGATTCTGACGATGATAATGACGGCATTGCAGATGAAAACGATATCGACCCATTTTACGAAGAATTAGGTGAAGCACTCGCAATTAGTGCAGAAACCTTACCATCGGCGTATATCTATATTCGCGAGGGGCAACTTGAAAACCCAAGTTTCAATACCTCAGTTCGTCAAGGCACACAAACGGTGTTTAACGCTGATGGCTCTGGTGCTTTTGTTAACCAAACAATGAGTCGAGCGTTTACTTGGTCGATTGATAATCGTGCATTAAGCTTTAACTATACTTCACCAGTCCTATCCTCGGGATATGAGTCTGCTGAAAGCTTATACGAACGTGGCTTTATTACTGAACAGCAGAAATATCAGTTATTTAACAGTGGTATTGATCAGGTCTTAATTGAAACTGGCGTTGTCAGTGAGCAATGGTTCCTTGTTGAAATGGATGGCGTGGTTGATGAATATTATCAATTAGTAACAACCAGCTCGCAGATCAAAGATGAGCAGGCTAATAGCGTGTTGTTTGGTGCGCCAACATCGGATGCTGTGTTAGAGGTAGGTGAAGGATTTGTGTCAGACTACCATCGCAAAGATGATATGAACATTATCGCCTTTGATGCACCTGAAGTCGTAGGCATTTGGTCTATGCCAATTGGTGCCGATATATTGGCACAAAGCGGTACTGATAGCATTACAGCTGACTTAGCCACGTTTAATGAAGACGGTACTGGTTTTGTTGAAACCTACGGTTACGACTTTACTTGGTCAGTCAATGAGAACGGCCAGTTAATCGTTACCTATGTGGATGTCTCTGCTGAATTTGTTGTTACACAATACGCAAATTATGAAAACTCTATTGCGGTGTTGTCTGAACTGACAATTGATAAAGCTGAGCCGCAAATATATAGCATCTATACCTTAGCGGTTAAATCAGAAGAAGACGTTGATCTTTCTTCATTAATGAATAAGTTCTTATTGGGAGCTCATACATTAACTAATCCGGAGTACTATGATGAAGATGGTAATATCAATAAAGATGATTACTTTGGCTACCGCTTAGAAACTGGTGGTAAAGTGACTCGCGTATTTGGTCAACCAGATGTTTCTAACATGAATGATGGCTGGCAACGCTTCTTCTGGAATCAGCTTGATAATGGCCGTATCACAACTGAAGCGCGTTATAGCCCTGAATACGGTATTTATACTGATTGCTTTACGGGCCAACAAGCTGAGTGTACAGCATGGCGTCAGCGTACTTGGGTGCCGTTAAAAGTCGTTGGCGATCGCATGTGGGTGCTTGAATGGGCAAATCGCAATGATGCTGCTTTCCAAGAAGCAGGAACTTTCGATTGGTATACATGGATCAAGCCGCGTATCAACTTCTACCAAGTACATGAATTAGACTCAGATAGAGATGGCATAATGGATTCTATCGATGATGACATTGACAACGATGGCGTGATCAATGAAAACGATGCTTTCCCATTTGATCATTCTGAGTACGCAGACAGCGACGGTGACGGTGTTGGCGATAATGCCGACAGGTACCCTGAGAATGCGTTAGAAACATTTGATAATGACAATGACGGGATTGGTAACAATGAAGATACTGATGATGATAATGACGGTATCTTAGATCTAGACGACGCTCGTCCTTACGTTTTTGATATGCCATAA
- the thiI gene encoding tRNA uracil 4-sulfurtransferase ThiI codes for MKFIVKLQAEIAIKSRPVRKRFTKILDSNIKNVLRRVDEQVTTRVNWDNIEVNSKNETPENRQKLIDTLKCIPGVAQFIEVQQKDFVDLHDAFEKTLAVHAKTIENKTFCVRIKRTGEHDFNSLKAEQYIGGGLNQSVESASVRLKNPQETIRLEINKDKLFIVTELHKGLGGFPIATQEDVLSLMSGGFDSGVSSYQMIKKGSRTHFCFFNLGGSAHEVGVKQVSYYLWNKFGASHRVKFFSVDFAPVVTEILEKVENGQMGVILKRMMMRAAAKIAEKRGIQALVTGEALGQVSSQTLTNLNVIDRVTDTLILRPLTAYDKQDIIDIARQIGTEDFAKTIPEYCGVISKKPTVKAVLSKIEAEEANFDFSILDKVVEDVAIYDIRDIGEEAEAEVPSIDAVSELDENAVVIDIRSPEEEDENPLEIDGITVKHVPFYKLATHFGDLPQDVEYYLYCDRGVMSQLQALYLHDNGYKTVKVYRP; via the coding sequence ATGAAATTTATTGTTAAGTTACAAGCTGAGATCGCGATTAAATCTCGCCCTGTTCGCAAGCGTTTTACGAAGATCTTAGACTCTAATATTAAGAACGTATTAAGACGTGTTGATGAGCAAGTTACAACGCGTGTTAACTGGGATAATATTGAAGTTAACAGTAAAAACGAAACTCCTGAAAACCGCCAAAAACTCATCGATACGCTCAAGTGTATTCCCGGTGTTGCACAATTTATTGAAGTACAACAAAAAGACTTTGTTGATTTACACGATGCCTTTGAAAAAACCTTAGCAGTTCATGCTAAAACCATTGAGAACAAAACCTTTTGTGTTCGCATTAAGCGCACGGGTGAGCACGACTTTAATTCGTTAAAAGCCGAGCAATATATTGGCGGCGGCTTAAATCAAAGTGTTGAATCAGCGTCTGTTCGTTTGAAGAATCCACAAGAAACCATTCGTTTAGAAATTAACAAAGACAAGTTGTTTATCGTCACTGAGTTACACAAGGGCTTAGGTGGCTTTCCTATTGCAACGCAAGAAGACGTTTTATCGTTGATGTCAGGTGGTTTTGACTCTGGCGTATCAAGTTATCAGATGATCAAAAAAGGCTCGCGCACCCATTTTTGTTTCTTTAATTTAGGTGGCTCAGCCCATGAAGTTGGCGTTAAACAAGTCAGCTACTACTTGTGGAATAAATTTGGTGCCTCGCACCGCGTAAAATTTTTCTCGGTAGATTTTGCGCCGGTGGTAACAGAGATTTTAGAAAAAGTTGAAAATGGCCAAATGGGAGTTATTTTAAAGCGTATGATGATGCGTGCAGCGGCGAAAATTGCCGAAAAACGCGGTATTCAAGCATTAGTTACGGGTGAAGCACTTGGCCAAGTATCAAGCCAAACACTGACTAACCTCAACGTGATTGATCGCGTGACTGACACCTTAATCCTGCGCCCATTAACAGCCTACGACAAACAAGATATTATCGATATCGCCCGCCAAATCGGTACTGAAGATTTTGCTAAAACGATTCCTGAATACTGTGGGGTAATTTCGAAAAAACCCACGGTAAAAGCCGTGTTGAGTAAAATAGAAGCAGAAGAAGCTAACTTCGACTTCTCTATTCTAGATAAAGTGGTTGAAGATGTTGCTATTTACGATATTCGGGATATTGGCGAGGAGGCAGAAGCTGAAGTGCCGTCGATTGATGCGGTATCTGAGCTCGATGAAAATGCCGTGGTTATCGATATTCGCAGCCCTGAAGAAGAAGATGAAAACCCATTAGAAATTGACGGTATTACCGTTAAGCACGTACCTTTCTATAAGCTAGCTACTCATTTTGGTGACTTACCGCAAGATGTTGAGTATTACTTATATTGCGATCGTGGGGTGATGAGTCAACTTCAAGCACTGTATTTACACGATAATGGTTATAAGACGGTTAAAGTGTATCGCCCTTAA
- a CDS encoding flagellar motor protein MotB, whose protein sequence is MSSPPPECKCPPAGLPAWMGTFADLMSLLMCFFVLLLSFSEMDVLKFKQIAGSMKFAFGVQNKIEVKDIPKGTSVIAQEFRPGRPDPTPIEVIQQQTIEMTQQMLEFQAGDETSAGGRQEQRGTQRGGQSQSTAEQLSAQQMQQAQEELEKAQQSEINELVKKIAEQMEEQIQDGAIELESLGQQIIIRIRENGSFPSGSAFLQPKFKPIIQEIGELLNTVPGEIMVSGNTDDRGISSELFTSNWDLSTKRAVAIAHELIKVPNFDESRLLVVGHADTRPLVPNTNALNRRRNRRVEISINQGKAKETDPISLTEDQ, encoded by the coding sequence ATGTCAAGTCCTCCTCCTGAGTGTAAGTGCCCACCTGCTGGCTTGCCGGCATGGATGGGGACTTTCGCCGACTTAATGTCGCTCTTAATGTGTTTCTTTGTATTGTTACTTTCATTTTCAGAAATGGACGTACTCAAGTTCAAGCAAATCGCTGGTTCGATGAAGTTCGCATTTGGTGTACAAAATAAAATTGAAGTCAAAGATATCCCCAAAGGCACCAGTGTTATTGCCCAAGAGTTTCGCCCTGGCCGCCCTGATCCAACACCGATTGAAGTTATTCAACAGCAAACAATTGAAATGACCCAGCAAATGCTCGAGTTTCAAGCCGGTGATGAAACATCTGCAGGTGGCCGCCAGGAACAGCGTGGTACGCAACGCGGTGGTCAGTCACAAAGCACTGCTGAGCAGTTATCTGCGCAACAAATGCAACAGGCGCAAGAAGAGTTAGAAAAAGCCCAACAGTCGGAAATTAATGAACTCGTTAAGAAAATCGCAGAGCAAATGGAAGAGCAAATTCAAGACGGTGCGATAGAGCTTGAATCACTCGGCCAGCAAATTATTATTCGCATTCGCGAAAATGGCTCGTTTCCTTCGGGCTCAGCGTTTTTGCAGCCTAAGTTTAAACCGATTATTCAAGAAATTGGTGAGCTGTTAAATACAGTGCCAGGTGAAATTATGGTCTCAGGTAATACTGATGATCGCGGTATCAGCTCTGAGCTGTTTACTTCGAATTGGGATCTGTCGACTAAACGCGCCGTCGCCATTGCTCACGAACTCATCAAGGTACCCAACTTCGATGAAAGCCGCTTATTAGTTGTTGGCCATGCCGATACTAGGCCTTTAGTACCCAATACTAATGCGCTTAATCGTCGACGTAATCGCCGTGTTGAGATTTCAATCAACCAAGGCAAGGCAAAAGAAACTGATCCCATTTCATTAACTGAAGATCAGTAA